The following coding sequences lie in one Nitratireductor mangrovi genomic window:
- a CDS encoding DUF3307 domain-containing protein: MYDELLLVIWVLALFQIKHFIADYVMQPMWIIRAKGHFSQPGGYCHAGIHAVGSIPALLLAGLTFLPMLAFMAAEFVVHFLIDHFKARNALKSGKGPDTAAFWAMHGFDQMLHHFTYLVMTGVAFRLMAD; this comes from the coding sequence TTGTACGACGAGTTGCTGCTGGTGATTTGGGTGCTTGCCCTTTTCCAGATCAAGCATTTCATCGCCGACTATGTCATGCAGCCGATGTGGATCATCAGGGCGAAGGGGCATTTCAGCCAGCCCGGCGGTTATTGCCATGCCGGCATCCACGCCGTCGGCTCAATTCCCGCGCTGCTTCTGGCAGGGCTGACGTTTTTGCCGATGCTGGCCTTCATGGCGGCCGAGTTCGTCGTCCATTTCCTGATCGACCATTTCAAGGCGCGCAACGCCTTGAAAAGCGGCAAGGGGCCGGACACCGCCGCCTTCTGGGCGATGCACGGCTTCGACCAGATGCTGCACCATTTCACCTATCTGGTGATGACGGGCGTCGCGTTCCGGCTGATGGCTGATTAG
- a CDS encoding MFS transporter — protein sequence MKAASGREQASSAPNLRWMITALGIAQICSWGSLFYSFPLIAEAMRSDLGWAKPDLYLAVTTGLVLAGIAAFPVGAAIDRGHGRFVMTGASLAAGLLLAAWSQVGSLPAFYLIFAAIGGLQAATLYEPAFAVIARRAGPDGARRGITALTLWGGFASTVFVPFIQLLIDGGGWRQALLVLAGVNIVICATLYFVAIDPEKDRAPASRAVTGVASLSGASAVSRAMRLPVFWALALALVAYAGAFSVLTFHLYPILLEKGLDAAAVVAVIAVIGPAQVAGRVLVWLLMAEAPVRRIGSFIVPIFPLAAAGFAFAPPDFFVLAAIALGYGAANGMITIVRGLAVPEMVDRNAYGAINGALTAPMHLVQAVAPLGAAALWAHDGSYDVVLVVVIAGAVVLAVSFWTAALLASSRTQARDETG from the coding sequence GTGAAAGCCGCTTCCGGGCGCGAACAGGCGTCTTCCGCTCCCAATCTGCGTTGGATGATCACGGCGCTCGGCATTGCCCAGATATGCTCATGGGGGTCGCTTTTCTATTCGTTTCCGCTGATCGCGGAGGCGATGCGGAGCGATCTCGGCTGGGCCAAGCCCGATCTCTACTTGGCGGTGACGACCGGGCTGGTCCTGGCAGGCATCGCCGCGTTTCCGGTCGGCGCGGCGATCGACCGCGGCCACGGGCGCTTCGTGATGACCGGTGCTTCGCTGGCCGCCGGCTTGCTGCTCGCGGCGTGGTCGCAGGTCGGGAGCCTGCCGGCGTTTTATCTGATCTTTGCCGCGATCGGCGGCCTGCAGGCGGCAACGCTCTACGAGCCGGCGTTCGCGGTGATCGCGCGGCGCGCGGGACCGGACGGCGCCCGGCGAGGCATCACGGCGCTGACGCTTTGGGGCGGCTTCGCAAGCACCGTGTTCGTGCCCTTCATCCAGTTGCTGATCGATGGCGGCGGCTGGCGCCAGGCGTTGCTGGTGCTTGCCGGTGTCAACATCGTCATCTGCGCGACGCTCTATTTCGTCGCCATCGATCCGGAAAAAGACCGCGCCCCGGCCTCTCGCGCGGTGACCGGCGTCGCTTCTCTCTCGGGTGCCAGCGCCGTCAGTCGCGCCATGCGGCTGCCGGTGTTCTGGGCACTGGCGCTGGCGCTCGTCGCCTATGCCGGCGCGTTCTCGGTGCTGACTTTCCACCTTTATCCGATCCTGCTGGAAAAGGGGCTCGATGCCGCGGCCGTCGTCGCGGTGATCGCGGTGATCGGGCCGGCGCAAGTGGCCGGGCGGGTGCTGGTATGGCTCCTGATGGCGGAAGCGCCGGTGCGCCGCATCGGCTCGTTCATCGTGCCGATCTTTCCGCTCGCGGCGGCCGGTTTCGCCTTCGCGCCACCCGACTTCTTCGTGCTCGCCGCAATCGCGCTTGGCTATGGCGCCGCCAACGGCATGATCACCATCGTGCGCGGGCTGGCGGTGCCGGAGATGGTCGACCGCAACGCCTACGGCGCGATCAACGGCGCACTGACGGCGCCGATGCACCTCGTTCAGGCGGTCGCACCGCTGGGCGCGGCGGCATTGTGGGCCCATGACGGCAGCTATGACGTCGTGCTGGTTGTGGTGATCGCCGGCGCGGTGGTGCTGGCGGTGAGCTTCTGGACCGCGGCGCTGCTGGCGAGCAGCCGCACGCAGGCGCGAGACGAAACAGGCTGA
- a CDS encoding ArsR/SmtB family transcription factor: MRHEQVAAQLEALGNPTRLNIYRILVRAGAEGMSVGRVQEKLGIPASTLSHHCKRLCDTGLVSQERQATTLICRASYTQMQALIGYLVDECCADADCGPPRAEPGRSKGC; this comes from the coding sequence ATGAGACACGAACAGGTGGCGGCCCAACTCGAGGCGCTGGGGAACCCGACCCGGCTGAACATCTACCGGATCCTCGTGCGCGCCGGGGCGGAAGGCATGTCCGTGGGACGTGTCCAGGAGAAGCTCGGCATTCCCGCCTCAACGCTGTCGCATCATTGCAAACGCCTCTGCGACACTGGCCTGGTTAGCCAGGAGCGCCAGGCGACGACGCTGATCTGCCGAGCGAGCTATACGCAGATGCAGGCCTTGATAGGCTATCTCGTCGACGAATGTTGCGCCGACGCTGACTGCGGCCCGCCGCGTGCGGAGCCGGGAAGGAGCAAAGGATGCTGA
- the arsH gene encoding arsenical resistance protein ArsH: MTDATQPTESFPNLAEEQLRPIDAEALFDPPRSSHAPRILMMYGSLRERSYSRLATEEAARILRRLGAEVRIYNPAGLPLPDSAAADHPKVRELRELSMWSEGQVWCSPERHGAMTGIMKAQIDWLPLSLGGVRPTQGRTLAVMQVCGGSQSFNAVNQLRVLGRWMRMVTIPNQSSVAKAFNEFDAEGRMKPSSYYNRIVDVMEELMKFTLLLRDKTSYLTDRYSERVESAAEVARRVNQRSQ; this comes from the coding sequence ATGACCGATGCCACCCAGCCAACGGAAAGCTTCCCCAATCTTGCCGAGGAGCAGCTCCGGCCCATCGATGCCGAAGCGCTGTTCGACCCGCCGCGCTCGTCGCACGCGCCGCGTATCCTCATGATGTACGGTTCGCTGCGGGAGCGGTCCTATTCGAGGCTTGCTACCGAGGAAGCGGCGCGCATCCTGCGCAGGCTCGGTGCCGAAGTGCGCATCTACAACCCCGCGGGACTGCCGTTGCCCGATTCCGCTGCGGCGGACCATCCGAAGGTCAGGGAACTGCGCGAACTGTCGATGTGGTCGGAGGGCCAGGTCTGGTGCTCGCCGGAGCGGCACGGCGCGATGACCGGCATCATGAAGGCGCAGATCGACTGGCTGCCGCTATCGCTGGGCGGCGTGCGGCCAACACAAGGCCGTACCCTCGCCGTCATGCAGGTCTGCGGCGGCTCGCAGAGCTTCAACGCGGTGAACCAGTTGCGCGTTCTCGGCCGCTGGATGCGGATGGTCACCATCCCGAACCAGTCGTCGGTGGCCAAGGCATTCAACGAGTTCGACGCCGAGGGCCGGATGAAGCCGTCCTCCTACTACAACCGGATCGTCGACGTGATGGAAGAACTGATGAAGTTCACTCTGCTGCTTCGCGACAAGACCAGCTATCTGACCGACCGCTATTCGGAGCGGGTGGAAAGCGCGGCGGAGGTCGCAAGACGGGTCAACCAGCGCTCGCAGTGA
- the arsC gene encoding arsenate reductase (glutaredoxin) (This arsenate reductase requires both glutathione and glutaredoxin to convert arsenate to arsenite, after which the efflux transporter formed by ArsA and ArsB can extrude the arsenite from the cell, providing resistance.), giving the protein MTITIYHNPKCGTSRNTLAMIRQAGEEPEVIEYLKTPPSREKLVELIAAMGISPRELLREKGTPYHELGLGEDRWSDDELVEFMMAHPILINRPIVLTEKGAALCRPSERVLELLPNADIGAFTKEDGEVVSGQGGRRTS; this is encoded by the coding sequence ATGACGATCACCATCTACCACAATCCCAAATGCGGGACTTCGCGCAACACGCTGGCGATGATCCGGCAAGCGGGCGAGGAGCCCGAGGTGATCGAATATCTGAAGACCCCGCCCTCGCGCGAAAAGCTGGTCGAACTGATCGCGGCGATGGGGATTTCGCCGCGCGAACTCCTGCGCGAGAAGGGCACGCCCTATCATGAACTCGGCCTCGGCGAAGATCGCTGGAGCGACGACGAACTGGTCGAATTCATGATGGCGCATCCGATCCTGATCAACCGGCCTATCGTCCTGACAGAGAAGGGCGCGGCGCTGTGCCGGCCGTCGGAACGCGTGCTCGAGCTTCTGCCGAACGCCGATATCGGAGCGTTCACCAAGGAGGACGGCGAGGTCGTGTCTGGCCAGGGCGGCCGCCGTACTTCCTGA
- a CDS encoding aquaporin, giving the protein MSDLSRRLAAEALGTGLLVATVVGSGIMADKLTDDVALALLGNTIPTGAILVVLITILGPVSGAHFNPAVSFAFALKREIAAGAAMAYVAAQIVGGIVGSFAAHAMFELPILQFAATVRTGPGQWFAELVAAFGLVFTILAGLRHRPDAIPWLVGLYITAAYWFTASTSFANPAVAIARAFSDTFSGIRPADLPGFIIAEMAGAALAVALAGWLLAAVKSPKNAANDQRYEAAE; this is encoded by the coding sequence ATGAGCGATCTGTCGCGCCGGCTGGCCGCAGAGGCGCTGGGCACCGGGCTTCTGGTCGCGACCGTGGTCGGCTCCGGCATCATGGCCGACAAGCTGACCGACGACGTGGCGCTGGCGCTGCTCGGCAACACGATCCCCACCGGCGCCATCCTAGTGGTGCTGATCACCATCCTCGGGCCGGTCTCCGGCGCGCATTTCAACCCGGCGGTGAGTTTTGCCTTCGCGCTGAAGCGCGAGATCGCCGCCGGCGCGGCGATGGCCTATGTCGCGGCGCAAATCGTCGGCGGCATCGTCGGTTCGTTCGCCGCGCATGCCATGTTCGAACTGCCGATCCTGCAGTTCGCGGCAACCGTGCGCACCGGGCCGGGGCAATGGTTCGCCGAACTGGTCGCGGCCTTCGGGCTGGTGTTCACGATCCTGGCCGGGTTGCGCCACCGGCCGGACGCCATACCCTGGCTGGTTGGGCTCTATATCACCGCCGCCTATTGGTTCACCGCCTCGACCTCATTCGCCAACCCGGCGGTGGCGATCGCACGCGCCTTCTCGGACACCTTTTCCGGGATCCGGCCGGCCGACCTTCCGGGCTTCATCATTGCCGAAATGGCCGGGGCCGCGCTGGCCGTCGCGCTGGCTGGGTGGTTGCTCGCGGCGGTGAAAAGCCCGAAAAATGCGGCCAACGATCAACGCTACGAGGCAGCCGAATGA
- a CDS encoding arsenate reductase ArsC codes for MTDKIYNVLFLCTGNSARSIIAEAIINRVGAGRFNGFSAGSQPKGEVHPFTLQLLKTMNHDTGFARSKNWEEFAAPGAPELDFVFTVCDNAAAEACPVWPGQPMSAHWGVPDPAAVEGTEAEKHFAFADTYRMLSNRISVFTSLPLASIDQLTLQKRLDDIGREKREAG; via the coding sequence ATGACCGACAAGATCTACAACGTGCTTTTCCTGTGCACCGGAAATTCGGCGCGCTCGATCATCGCCGAGGCGATCATCAACCGCGTCGGGGCCGGCCGCTTCAACGGCTTTTCGGCCGGGTCGCAGCCCAAGGGCGAGGTGCATCCCTTCACGCTGCAATTGCTGAAGACGATGAACCACGATACCGGCTTCGCGCGCTCGAAGAACTGGGAGGAATTCGCGGCTCCCGGCGCACCCGAACTCGATTTCGTGTTCACCGTCTGCGACAACGCGGCCGCGGAGGCCTGCCCGGTCTGGCCGGGGCAGCCGATGTCGGCCCATTGGGGCGTGCCGGACCCGGCCGCCGTCGAGGGGACCGAGGCGGAGAAACACTTCGCCTTCGCCGATACCTACCGCATGCTTTCCAATCGCATCTCGGTGTTCACCAGCCTGCCGCTGGCCTCGATCGACCAGCTGACGCTGCAGAAGCGGCTCGACGACATCGGCCGGGAAAAGCGCGAGGCGGGGTGA
- a CDS encoding ArsR/SmtB family transcription factor, with protein MIKNEALDALAALGQETRLDVFRLLVRAGPEGVPAGDIADRLGAVQNTMSAHLKVLAQAGLIAARRDGRSVRYSADMTGFRDLLAYLMEDCCNGRPELCRPAIEAATCR; from the coding sequence ATGATCAAGAACGAAGCCCTCGACGCGCTTGCAGCACTCGGTCAGGAGACCCGGCTCGACGTTTTCCGGCTGCTGGTGCGGGCCGGTCCGGAAGGGGTACCGGCGGGCGACATCGCCGACCGGCTCGGCGCGGTGCAGAACACGATGTCGGCGCATCTGAAGGTGCTGGCGCAGGCGGGGTTGATCGCGGCGCGGCGCGACGGGCGCAGCGTGCGCTATTCGGCCGACATGACCGGATTTCGCGACCTGCTCGCCTATCTGATGGAAGATTGCTGCAACGGTAGGCCGGAGCTTTGCCGCCCGGCGATCGAGGCGGCGACCTGCCGCTAA
- a CDS encoding helix-turn-helix domain-containing protein: MSELILETADRRLAERLRTLRGENGWSLDELAARAGVSRATLSRLENAEVSPTAHVLGRLCSVYGLQMSRLMMMVEAGFAPLRRAGEQPLWSDPETGFRRRVVSPPSGALAGEVIEGDIPAATSIRYDHPSRPGLEHHLVLLDGCLRVTVDEAAHDLGPGDCLRYRLAGPSEFATPERSGARYLLFMV, encoded by the coding sequence ATGAGCGAACTCATTCTCGAAACCGCCGACCGCCGCCTTGCCGAGCGTTTGCGCACCCTGCGCGGCGAAAACGGCTGGTCGCTGGACGAACTCGCCGCCCGCGCCGGGGTCAGCCGCGCCACGCTGTCGCGGCTGGAAAACGCCGAGGTCAGCCCCACGGCGCACGTCCTCGGCCGCCTCTGCTCGGTCTACGGCCTGCAGATGTCACGCCTGATGATGATGGTCGAGGCCGGCTTCGCGCCGCTGCGCCGCGCCGGCGAGCAGCCGCTCTGGAGCGACCCCGAGACCGGCTTTCGCCGCCGCGTCGTGTCGCCGCCTTCCGGGGCGCTCGCCGGCGAGGTCATCGAGGGTGATATCCCGGCCGCCACCTCGATCCGCTACGACCATCCCTCGCGCCCCGGACTCGAGCATCACCTGGTTTTGCTCGATGGCTGCCTTCGCGTCACCGTCGACGAGGCGGCGCACGACCTTGGCCCCGGCGACTGCCTGCGCTACCGGCTCGCCGGCCCGAGCGAATTTGCCACCCCTGAGCGCTCGGGCGCTCGCTATCTGCTTTTCATGGTGTGA
- a CDS encoding GNAT family N-acetyltransferase — translation MDDQTAPLIVALSAPELETRLNEFAALLHACVHAGASINFVLPFPLHEAETFWRAKVLPGLRAGTRILFAAEAGGRLAGSVQLDCDTPPNQPHRAEVSKLMVHPDFRRRGIARALMAALERRAGDLGRSLITLDTRTGDMAEPLYASLGYVTAGTIPGYCRDPSADRLDATTIMYKAR, via the coding sequence ATGGACGATCAGACGGCACCCCTCATCGTCGCACTCTCCGCCCCCGAACTGGAGACGCGCCTGAACGAATTCGCTGCCCTGCTGCATGCTTGCGTCCATGCCGGCGCCTCGATCAACTTCGTCCTGCCGTTCCCGCTCCACGAGGCCGAAACCTTCTGGCGCGCGAAGGTGTTGCCTGGCCTGCGCGCCGGCACCCGCATCCTTTTCGCCGCCGAGGCCGGCGGCCGGCTGGCTGGCTCTGTCCAGCTCGACTGCGACACGCCGCCCAACCAGCCCCACCGCGCCGAGGTGTCGAAGCTGATGGTGCATCCGGATTTCCGCCGCCGCGGCATCGCGCGCGCCCTGATGGCAGCGCTCGAGCGCCGCGCCGGCGACCTCGGCCGCAGCCTGATCACGCTCGACACCCGCACCGGCGACATGGCCGAGCCGCTCTATGCATCGCTCGGCTATGTCACCGCGGGCACCATCCCCGGCTATTGCCGCGACCCGTCCGCCGACCGGCTGGACGCAACGACGATCATGTACAAGGCGCGCTGA
- a CDS encoding peptidoglycan-binding domain-containing protein, whose amino-acid sequence MRKFGLFAAFVLLLTLPASADDLLKRGSRGEAVAELQAQLRAWNLPVDPDGVFGPRTETAIRAFQRENFLPVDGVVGPRTRAVLAFNLRVGGPSFGPLGGSANIGIGHKALQQQLQANNTIAIGTVAAQYAVALADSTIAGVKAARFMREGTGATAYGFRALEHSAKAGNNTAIGDSALWHSQGTGNTVGGYVAAEGMSRGDENVIFGRAAARYRDNGDHLILIGNRAGAITSNADRTNLIDANPEDDVGGAIAGDRLVGIGHQALEEFLGSDVLAAGHRAGRSLIGEAGAPLRSVFLGPDAGHTERQKPDAANSTAVGADSWTDANNQISLGNEDVLQVRTWGVFTFSRAYPASGEGVPPGSLFKGDDGKLRFKADDGSVVSFSGE is encoded by the coding sequence ATGAGGAAATTCGGCTTATTCGCGGCCTTCGTGCTGCTGCTCACCCTTCCTGCTTCAGCCGATGATTTGCTGAAGAGAGGGTCGCGGGGCGAAGCGGTCGCGGAATTGCAAGCCCAACTCCGAGCGTGGAACCTGCCGGTCGATCCAGACGGGGTTTTCGGCCCCCGGACAGAAACCGCCATCCGGGCTTTCCAGCGCGAGAACTTCCTGCCCGTTGATGGGGTCGTCGGCCCCAGGACCCGCGCCGTACTGGCATTCAACCTGCGCGTTGGTGGTCCTTCATTCGGCCCGCTCGGTGGCAGCGCCAACATCGGAATAGGCCACAAGGCCCTCCAGCAGCAGTTGCAAGCGAACAACACCATCGCCATCGGCACGGTCGCGGCGCAGTACGCGGTCGCGCTGGCCGACAGCACCATTGCCGGCGTCAAAGCGGCGCGCTTCATGCGAGAGGGCACCGGAGCCACCGCCTACGGCTTTCGTGCTTTGGAGCACAGCGCCAAAGCGGGCAACAACACCGCGATCGGCGACAGCGCCCTTTGGCACTCGCAGGGCACGGGCAACACCGTCGGCGGTTACGTTGCTGCGGAGGGTATGAGCCGGGGCGATGAGAACGTCATCTTCGGGCGTGCCGCCGCGAGATATCGCGACAATGGCGACCATCTGATCCTGATAGGTAATCGGGCCGGCGCGATCACGTCGAATGCCGACCGAACCAACCTGATCGACGCGAACCCGGAAGACGACGTTGGCGGCGCAATTGCCGGGGATCGCCTCGTCGGTATCGGGCACCAGGCGCTTGAGGAGTTCCTTGGCAGCGACGTGCTGGCGGCGGGTCATCGCGCCGGCCGGTCCCTGATAGGGGAGGCCGGAGCGCCGCTGCGCAGCGTTTTTCTCGGACCAGACGCCGGCCACACCGAACGGCAGAAACCGGACGCGGCCAACTCGACTGCCGTAGGTGCTGATTCATGGACGGACGCCAACAACCAGATATCGCTTGGCAACGAGGATGTGTTGCAGGTCAGGACGTGGGGTGTCTTCACCTTTTCCAGGGCTTACCCGGCGAGTGGTGAGGGTGTGCCGCCGGGTTCCCTTTTCAAGGGCGACGACGGCAAACTCCGCTTCAAGGCGGATGACGGTTCGGTTGTTTCCTTCTCCGGCGAATAG
- a CDS encoding cupin domain-containing protein, which produces MTIRETVPAAPVFAPVAQPRQFLSFTARIMGNGTDTGGLHAVELHLPPGESSPWHVHHEEDEWFHVIDGEIEAIVGDTRFRVGSGGFAFGPRHVPHGFRVTSATPTRLVLITVGGRFSDFIAENSVPIADGATLEVATPDLKKLAASASRYGQEVFGPLPD; this is translated from the coding sequence ATGACAATCCGGGAAACGGTCCCGGCTGCGCCGGTCTTCGCACCGGTTGCGCAGCCGAGGCAATTCCTTTCCTTCACCGCTCGCATCATGGGGAACGGAACCGATACCGGCGGCCTGCACGCCGTCGAGTTGCACCTGCCGCCGGGTGAAAGCTCGCCCTGGCACGTGCATCATGAGGAAGACGAGTGGTTCCACGTGATCGACGGCGAGATCGAAGCGATCGTGGGCGACACCCGGTTCAGGGTCGGCTCCGGCGGGTTCGCGTTCGGGCCCCGCCACGTGCCGCATGGTTTCCGTGTGACGAGCGCCACGCCCACCAGGCTGGTGCTGATCACCGTCGGCGGGCGTTTTTCGGACTTCATCGCCGAAAACAGCGTGCCGATCGCGGACGGCGCGACACTCGAGGTTGCCACGCCCGACCTGAAAAAGCTTGCCGCGTCGGCGAGCCGCTACGGGCAGGAGGTGTTCGGACCGTTGCCCGACTAG
- a CDS encoding TetR/AcrR family transcriptional regulator, with the protein MARTYRKSRRAEAQDETRARIVQATMELHVEQGVATTSFPEVAARAGVGAATVYRHFPTMDLLVEACGTHFWQLIDPPTAERAVTAFAGLESRAERLGRLVDELDSFYARAQAPLWSAVRDQDRVAPLARFLAEVGDGVGALVAEALRTERESEPARIASALLDFTVWRSLSGSGIDPSQRKAILLAIVEAALGQEGDRQET; encoded by the coding sequence ATGGCCCGCACCTATCGCAAATCCCGGCGCGCCGAAGCGCAGGACGAGACGCGCGCGAGGATCGTGCAGGCAACGATGGAGCTGCATGTCGAACAGGGCGTCGCCACAACCTCGTTTCCCGAGGTGGCGGCGCGGGCAGGTGTCGGGGCGGCTACGGTCTACAGACATTTTCCGACCATGGATCTGCTCGTCGAGGCTTGCGGCACGCACTTCTGGCAACTTATCGACCCGCCGACCGCGGAACGCGCGGTGACGGCCTTCGCGGGGCTTGAATCGCGCGCCGAGCGGCTTGGGCGTCTCGTCGACGAACTCGATTCATTCTACGCCCGCGCGCAAGCGCCATTGTGGAGCGCCGTCAGGGATCAGGACAGGGTCGCCCCCCTCGCCCGGTTCCTTGCCGAGGTCGGAGACGGCGTCGGCGCGTTGGTCGCAGAGGCGTTGCGAACGGAGCGGGAGTCGGAACCGGCAAGGATCGCGTCGGCACTCCTCGACTTCACGGTCTGGCGCAGCCTGTCGGGAAGCGGCATTGACCCGTCGCAGCGCAAGGCCATCCTTTTGGCGATCGTGGAAGCAGCGCTCGGGCAAGAAGGCGACCGGCAGGAGACCTGA